The DNA window TCATCGCTTCCGAAATCGGCTCATCAGAGGTGGCTTCCTCCAGAACCGCAATGGGAATACCTTCATCTACTTGAGCGGCCAACATCCCAATCAACGCCTGATACTCCTCGTCACCGATTTGCAGAGTATCTGACACATCAAACTTACTCCGCAATACGTGCGGTTGGTTGCTCAGAACTTGTTCCACTCGCTCCAGTAACTGTTCTTTCTTGACTGGCTTAACGAGGAAGCCATTGCAATGAAGACTCCTTGCAATCTTGGCAGTAGGGACATCGCAATGCGCCGACAGAATAATGACAGGGATGTCACTGAAGCTGGGAACCATTTTTAAATGTTTAATTAACTCTATACCGTTCATTTCCGGCATAAGGTAGTCCGTAATGATGAGTTGGATATTGCAAAGCGTCGGAAGCAACTCCAGCGCCTCCTTACCGTTATTGACAAGAACCGTTTGGTATCCGGCCTTTTGAAGAAGCCCTACGACCAGTTTTGCGCTTACAATATTGTCTTCCACGATCATAATGGACACGTACATACTCCTCTTAAACGATCATCATCAAGTGTGATGCATCCTTGTCGGATAAATCTTGCGAAAAGTTAAGGGCTATTGGAGCTTGAGAAGAAGAGATTGTCCTACATTGACTTCTTTCCCCTCACTGCTAACCCCAGTATGCCTGTTGTTTAAGGGACGACTTTGAGTCACGAGACAGAGCAAGCTTTACGCCTATCATAATTGCAAAAATTTCCTGTTTCCCCGCCACTTTCAATGACGATGATTTCTGCCGATAGGACTAATGGTAAAGGCCAAATTTGACAGCTAGCCTCCATCTACGTCTTTTATGCCAGTAGTGAGCAATATCTGTATAGCCGTTAATATTATAAAGGATCTTGACGTTTTGTCATAAGGCGACTACAACCCTACTGCCAATCATACCTTTAAGCCAGGCGAGCCACT is part of the Nitrospira sp. genome and encodes:
- a CDS encoding response regulator is translated as MSIMIVEDNIVSAKLVVGLLQKAGYQTVLVNNGKEALELLPTLCNIQLIITDYLMPEMNGIELIKHLKMVPSFSDIPVIILSAHCDVPTAKIARSLHCNGFLVKPVKKEQLLERVEQVLSNQPHVLRSKFDVSDTLQIGDEEYQALIGMLAAQVDEGIPIAVLEEATSDEPISEAMNQSLSALAESATLLGADKFSRLYASLQADKVLTRAQLSVLLRALQELSLELRAHGFPQKLNDTANHTPDKASAA